The following DNA comes from Pirellulales bacterium.
ACGATAAAGCTAATATCCCCCCCAAGAAAAACACGGCCCTGATTTTAAGTGCCGTTTTTTCGCTTCTAGGACATTTTTGCCACAGGAAGGCTGTCGCATGTCACTATTTAACCGCCTGTCCCCAGTCAAACTTCGCCAGATCGCCGCTCCCCTCGCCCAGGAAGTAACCCAGCGTGTGCATTCCGCGGCACTCTGCCTGGTGACTCCCCGTGTGTCCAGCATGACCTTTCCACAAGCACGGGGTTATGTGCGGTCCAAGGTTGGCGGTCTGGTAAGGACCGAGATTTCCCAGCGACTAGCGCACTCCACGATTGCTGATCAACTCGCCCCGTTGATCCTGGAATTATCTCTGGAAAGCCTGACGCAAATTGTCCTCGGTCAGTTGCTCAAGCAAGAACGAGTTATCCGGACCAGCCGGATTGCGGCCTAGGTCGGCTGTGGTAAGATGGGCGAATTCCTCCGTGGGCAACTTATTGCCATACGCGGGGTGAATTGTCCCTTTGCCCATCTTGCATTTTCCCTAGCGGGAATCGCCACACATGGCCGCCGCCACTACCTCCTCCGACGTGGGCAACACTCTGGCCAAGCGTGTGCTCGTTTGGCAAATCTTGGTGGCGGCCTTGGCAAGTGGGCTGTTGGGATTTTTAGTCGTTGTGGGGGTGATACAGGCCAACCGGCGCCCCGACCAGATCGGCGCTCCCCGCCCGGCCTGGGATGATGACCAACCCGCGCAAGCCCAGGCGGCCCCACCCCCGGCAGGATTGATGGGCCTCTCCCCGCTGAGCATGGTGGCTTTGATCATTGTGCCGTTGCAAATATCCTTAGGTTTGGCCATGCCGATGATGATCGGCAGCGCGATCCGCCGCACGCTAGCGCGGGAAATTCGCGGCGGGTCAACAGCGGGGGAAAACCGTGAGCTTTCTCCACAACAAGAAAGCCGGCTATTAGACGCCTATCAAGCCAGCACGATCATCGGCGCGGCCCTGCCAGAGGGGGCGGGCTTTGTGGCGGGAGTGGCTTATATGTTTGACGGGAATCCAATTTTGTTAGGGGGCGCGTTTCTGTCGCTCTTGGCGGTGCTGCTGCGGTTTCCCTGGCAAAGCCGCGTGCAATATTGGCTAAATTGGCAAAAAGAACAATTAACCACCGAGCTTGCCATGCTGCGGGATTTTCCCATGGAAAAGCAGTTTTAGCGGATTGGTAAAACGCCCCCCGGCACAGATGGTTTAATTTTAGATATAGTACATTTCTTCCCGCTCGCTTTGGGATTTTTCGACCAATTTGGCAATCGTCAGCGCGCTTAGCAACTGAGCCTCCTTTTCGTTCAGTTCGCGCCAAACGTTGAGGATCACGCGATTCACCGGCGTGGCATGGGGGGTGGAAGATTGCACGGGATCATTTCCCTCCACAGCCTGGATGACCTGCCAAAGGGTGATTTTTTCGGCGGGGAGGGCCAATTGATATCCCCCCGCCGCTCCACGGGTACTGACGACTAGGCCGGCACCCTTTAGCTGTAATAAAATCTGCACCAAGAATCTCGCGGGTATCCCCTGCTGCGTCGCTATGTCCCGAATTCGCAGCGGTTCACCCCGGTTGGCGGCCATGGCCAATTCCATCATGGCAACGCAGGCATATTCGGTTTTGGCAAATAGTTTCATCGGGCTTCAAAAAATATCATTTAGCTACCAAACAATCTCCCTCAATTAAGTTTAGCTGTCAGGTAAACTTTCGCTAGCGGAAACTTGGCAAATTGTAGATTTGAACCTGCTGTTGGGTCATTTTTTACAAGGACGACCTGCGCAGGTCCCAAGAAAATTGCCGCCAGTTCGCCCTTGGATAAAAAAGAGGGGCACACACAACAGGGCCGGCATCAGCTTTTTTAGAGGTGACTTTGCAAACCCTATATTAGCTATGCCAGGCATAATTTGACCGGAAAACAGCGGTTATAGCGATGAAATGAGGCAAAAAATCAGCATGCTTTTTTGACGGCGGCGGCTTTGCAACCTATATTACCTATGGCTTGTCTGGGTGTGGAATTTTTTGCGGGCGACTCTGGCTACGGATATTCGCCCAAAAAAAGTCACGCACAGTGAACAGATGTGCCGCATTGGCGTGCAACTTGCATCTTTGGTGGTGTTAATCACCGGGAGTGCCAGGAAGTTTGCCAATCCCGTTCCAACGGTCGGATGCCATGGAAGGCGTCACCCGCCCTTCCTTGCGTTTTCCACTGTGGGATTGACTCATGTTGCGTGGTTGGGCCTTCTGCCTGAGAATAAGTTGTGCGCTGATTTTGGCGGGGTTGTGGCCAAGCTTCACAGCCTCGGGCCAGGTCTTGATTTCGGCCCCCGCCGCCTCCAAGCCGGGCCAACTAGCCCCCGCGCCGCAAAAATTGCCCCCCCCTGTCACCGCCGAGGTGGAGGGTGTGTTGCGCCGTGGATCCCAGCTAGAGGCTGAATATCGCTGGGGAGAAGCGCTGACCCTCTATGAAGATGCCCTGCGTGTTTATCCCCAGCAGACCGCCATCGCGGAGCGGCTGGATGTCACGCGGATCCATTACGACCTTTCCCGTCGTTATGCCGATAGCAGTTTTCGCAATTCGCTTTTAAGCCTGGAAGAAGCCGAAGCCCTGGAGCTTTACCAGCAGGTGCTAGCCCGTATCTTTGCCCATTATGTCACGCAACCCAACTGGACCCAGGTGGTGGAGCGTGGCACGCGGGCGTTGGGGGTGGCCCTGTATAATCCTGGTTTTAGCGATGCGCATTTGACCGGGCGGGATGACCAGCAGTTGCGGCAGTTTCTAGCGGAAGCCAGGCAAATCACGCAGCGCGGAGCGCGTGACCGGACCGAGGCGGTCCAACTGGTCAAGCAAATCGCCCGTCTGGGCCAACAGCGGCTGGCACTTTCCGCCCCGTCGATCATCCTGGAATTCACCTGCGGCGCGATCGGCTCCTTGGACGAGTATTCCAGCTTTTTGACAAATTCCCAGCTCAACGACCTTTATTCGCAGATTGACGGCAACTTTGTGGGATTAGGGGTGGAATTAAAGGCCATAGGCAAACAGTTGGTTATTGTCAGTGTGATTGTCAACAGCCCCGCCGAGCGGGCCGGTTTACAACGTGGCGACCGGATTTCCGCGGTGGATGGCCAGTCCACGACAACCCTTTCCACCGACAAGGCCGCGGATTTGCTTCAGGGCATCGAAGGGAGCCTGGTCACACTGGTGATTGAACGGGAAGGAGAACCCGCACGTCAGTTACAGGTGCGCCGCGAACAAGTGGAAGTTCCCAGCATTGAACAAGCCCACATTTTGGACCGGTCCAGCGGCACGGCTTACTGCAAACTGACCGCCTTTCAAAAGACGACCGCCAGCGACTTGGATCGGGCACTTTGGGACTTGCATCGCCAGGGAATGAAAAGCCTGATTATCGATTTGCGGGGAAATCCCGGGGGTCTGCTGACCGCCAGCGTCGAGGCGGCGGATCGCTTTTTAGAACAAGGGACGATTGTCTCCACCCGCGGCCGCAATCCACAAGAAGACTTTATATACACCGCCAATAAGCCGGGGACCTGGAAAGTGCCCTTGGTTGTTTTGATCGATGGCGACAGCGCAAGCGCGAGCGAAATTTTTGCCGGGGCGATGCGCGACCATCAGCGAGCGACCATTATTGGTGTGCGCAGTTTTGGTAAAGGCTCGGTCCAGGGAATCTTTCCCTTGAATGTCGGCAACACCGGCATTCGCCTTACCACGGCCAAGTTTTATTCTCCCCTGGGCAAACCCTACAGCAAAATTGGTGTTGAACCCGCGATCGAGGTCCGGGCGGCGGCCAAACCCCTACTTCCCGCGGAAAGCGGCCTGACGATCTCTTCCCCGGTGCCGACCGGCGTGATCCTGGCTAATCCCACTCCCCCCGCGCATTTGCAAGCTGGTCAATTAAACGCCAATTCGCAAGCGATTCGCCTGAGCTTGCGTGATCCGGGGGATTCCGCGGGCGACGAGCCAGCGGCGGAGAATGGCCCTGTCAACGCCAATGATCCCGTCATTTCCGCCGCGTTACAAGTCACCCGCAAAAACGTCGCGGCGCGTTAGGCCATTTCCCCGTAATAACGCGCTTGCCCCGCACTTTCCTGGTCTAAGTATTCTATTAGCGCAGAGCGCGGCTAGTGTGCTGTGGCAAAGATAGGGACTTTAGTTGGACGGATCAGCCGGGCACTCGCCCACGGGATGCCGCTCAGCCCGCAGCGTGAGCAAGGGACACTTTGCCGCTCAGCCCGCAGCGTCAAATATCCCGCAACGTCAGCCAGGGACCCGCATAGCCGATTAGCCCGCAGCGTGAGCCAGGGACCCGCGTGTATTATATCAGACTCCAAACATTGCTGATTTATTTCCGCGTGACACAACCGCGTTGCGGGTGGATGCGATGGCTTGCGGTGTTTCCAGGTTAGTTGCCGCGTGGTAATGCAGGGGCAGAGGTCCATAACCGCGTGGCGGTATAATTCTCTTAATCAGATTCTCTCACGGAGTGAGGGGAGTACTAATCATAGCCGCTCTCACAGAGTGAGAGGAGTACATTGAAAGATTCTCTCACGGAGTGAGAGGAGTACAAAACAAAACCCCTCTCACGGAGTGAGAGGAGTACAATGCAAGCCCCCCAGGGAGTGGGGGGGATGCGATGTTATTTACCAGCAGGGGGGAATATTCTACTGCACCAATTGCGTGCGCGGCTTAAGGATAATCTCGCGAAAGATGTCCGTTAGCACCGCTTCGTAGGCCGCCGGGTCGCCGGTCCCCCGGGGGGCTTGGCCAGCCGCGTCGGCTGTCCCGCCAATCCGCGCCATTTTATCCAAAAAGGCATAATCCGCCGCCACGCCTAGCCCAACGGGGTAAACATCCCACTTTTCCCCTTTCATTTGGGCGGTCTGCATCAGGGGCGCGTCGTACCAGTAGGCATAGTTGTTATAAAACTCGCCACTAGGGTTGTTGGTGCGATAATTGTCAATCGTGGACTGGGGTGTGCGATACAGGTTGGGTACACCGTCGGTTAGCAGCACCACGACCTTGCTGGTCCGTTCGCGGCCGGTCCCTCCTTTCGAGACGGGCTTGATGGTTTGGAACGCGGTTATCATTCCGGCTTCGGTTGCGGTGCTGTAACCGTCGTCATTGACCGCTTGCAGCTGCGACGAGCTTTGCATGACGTTGTTATAATTGCTGGTGAGCGGTTGTATGACCGCCGCGTCCCCTCCGCTGAGATTGTCAAAAGTGATCAACGTGACATGATCGCGGTAATTGACATTGGGGATGGGATCATTCCGTTCCTTGATCGTGGCCAGGGCGGCGATCAACGACCGTCGGGCGGCATGCTCGGGTTGGGCGCTGGCGGGAAAATTAAATGTTCCCCCGGCGGTTCCTTCGCTATGTTGGACGCAGTTGGGACTGCTCGTGGAGAGCGGGGTAAAAACGTTGCTCCCATCCGGCTTCATATCCTTGCCAAAATCCAGCATGAACTGCAGATAGGTCAGATATCCCAGTTTATTTTTGTAGTTCCAAATCGCGCTGGCGTTCGCGCTAGGCCAGTTGGACGAATTGGGATTGTTTAAGCGGCGTTCCAGCCTTCGGGTCGTGGAAATGGGGGGGCACCAGTTGCGCTTGTACGGCGGAACGGTGGGATAACTGGCCGCGACAACGCCGCTAGACAACCGCGCGGCCGCGCGGACCGCGCCACTTCCATAAGCTACCTGCGTGACAGGAATTGCTGTCGCCGCGCTATTTTCCGCCAAATGCCGCGTACGCTCTTCCAGCCGATAGGGTCCCGCCGGCGGGGGGGGCGGAGGCGGGGGGGGCGGAGGGGGGGGTGGATTCGGATTCGGCTTGGGCTTTGGATTGGGGTTGGGATTTGGATTCGGCTTGGGTTTCGGGTTGGGATTCGGCGGCGGGGGGGTGGCGGCGGAGGAGGGGGCGGGGCATTGGGATCCGGTTCGTCTATCCACACCGCCCAGATCATGTAATCCAGATAAGCGGACCAATATTGAAAATTACTATTGCTGTTGGGGGTGGGGGTGGCATTGGGCATGATCACCGCCAGTTGGTTGTCAATAATCCAGCGATACGCCTTGGTACGGCGGAGGGCTTCGGAATCATTGGGGTTAATCCGGTAATAGCCGTTCATCGCGGGGTTGGCCAAGGGGCCATTATTGCTGG
Coding sequences within:
- a CDS encoding vWA domain-containing protein, whose protein sequence is MAENSAATAIPVTQVAYGSGAVRAAARLSSGVVAASYPTVPPYKRNWCPPISTTRRLERRLNNPNSSNWPSANASAIWNYKNKLGYLTYLQFMLDFGKDMKPDGSNVFTPLSTSSPNCVQHSEGTAGGTFNFPASAQPEHAARRSLIAALATIKERNDPIPNVNYRDHVTLITFDNLSGGDAAVIQPLTSNYNNVMQSSSQLQAVNDDGYSTATEAGMITAFQTIKPVSKGGTGRERTSKVVVLLTDGVPNLYRTPQSTIDNYRTNNPSGEFYNNYAYWYDAPLMQTAQMKGEKWDVYPVGLGVAADYAFLDKMARIGGTADAAGQAPRGTGDPAAYEAVLTDIFREIILKPRTQLVQ
- a CDS encoding Rrf2 family transcriptional regulator — translated: MKLFAKTEYACVAMMELAMAANRGEPLRIRDIATQQGIPARFLVQILLQLKGAGLVVSTRGAAGGYQLALPAEKITLWQVIQAVEGNDPVQSSTPHATPVNRVILNVWRELNEKEAQLLSALTIAKLVEKSQSEREEMYYI
- a CDS encoding S41 family peptidase, whose product is MLRGWAFCLRISCALILAGLWPSFTASGQVLISAPAASKPGQLAPAPQKLPPPVTAEVEGVLRRGSQLEAEYRWGEALTLYEDALRVYPQQTAIAERLDVTRIHYDLSRRYADSSFRNSLLSLEEAEALELYQQVLARIFAHYVTQPNWTQVVERGTRALGVALYNPGFSDAHLTGRDDQQLRQFLAEARQITQRGARDRTEAVQLVKQIARLGQQRLALSAPSIILEFTCGAIGSLDEYSSFLTNSQLNDLYSQIDGNFVGLGVELKAIGKQLVIVSVIVNSPAERAGLQRGDRISAVDGQSTTTLSTDKAADLLQGIEGSLVTLVIEREGEPARQLQVRREQVEVPSIEQAHILDRSSGTAYCKLTAFQKTTASDLDRALWDLHRQGMKSLIIDLRGNPGGLLTASVEAADRFLEQGTIVSTRGRNPQEDFIYTANKPGTWKVPLVVLIDGDSASASEIFAGAMRDHQRATIIGVRSFGKGSVQGIFPLNVGNTGIRLTTAKFYSPLGKPYSKIGVEPAIEVRAAAKPLLPAESGLTISSPVPTGVILANPTPPAHLQAGQLNANSQAIRLSLRDPGDSAGDEPAAENGPVNANDPVISAALQVTRKNVAAR